From Homalodisca vitripennis isolate AUS2020 chromosome 1, UT_GWSS_2.1, whole genome shotgun sequence, the proteins below share one genomic window:
- the LOC124368846 gene encoding peptide deformylase 2-like has product MELNSFSVFLFLLWLVLNAELSSMQSGGGNLFDKFSEMFSLSLLPDYVVADMSNLKETAHSTIRTKSPILGFPLTEQDKIDIKILETKFDNEKNCAGLAAPQIGISKRFIVFKVDKEDGIPQAFPKTVWINPTYKKASEETEIAYEQCFSVSGVTAPVKRYKRIHFTATDVNGSLVQGTAEGFAARVIQHETDHLDGILFIDLVARKKIITIKEFKRRLKKLEENEKMKKEQTNL; this is encoded by the coding sequence ATGGAACTTAATAGtttttctgtgtttttatttttattgtggcTGGTGCTAAATGCTGAATTATCAAGCATGCAGAGTGGTGGTGGCAACTTGTTTGATAAGTTCTCAGAAATGTTCAGTTTGTCTCTTCTACCGGATTATGTTGTTGCAGACATGTCAAATTTAAAGGAGACTGCGCATTCTACAATACGAACAAAATCACCAATACTTGGTTTTCCACTGACAGAACAAGACAAAATTGACATCAAAATATTGGAAACAAAATTTgacaatgaaaaaaattgtgCTGGTCTGGCTGCACCTCAGATTGGAATATCCAAAAGATTTATCGTGTTCAAAGTTGATAAAGAAGATGGCATTCCTCAAGCGTTCCCAAAAACTGTTTGGATTAATCCAACATACAAGAAAGCCAGTGAAGAGACAGAGATAGCATACGAACAGTGCTTTTCAGTGAGTGGAGTTACAGCTCCTGTAAAACGCTACAAACGAATTCATTTTACTGCCACTGATGTAAATGGTAGTCTGGTGCAGGGAACGGCCGAAGGGTTTGCGGCCAGAGTGATACAACACGAGACAGACCATTTGGATGGGATACTATTCATCGACCTGGTCGCACGAAAGAAGATTATCactattaaagaatttaaacgaAGACTTAAAAAGTTAGAAGAAAACGAGAAAATGAAAAAGGAACAAACAAATTTATGA